From a region of the Microterricola gilva genome:
- a CDS encoding endonuclease domain-containing protein, which produces MALTLAEDMDRLGGLARRTQLEQLGHSARRIRAAIESRALRVVARSWVATPFVRPDAMRAVELRGTLGGASALASYGIWVPHEVPLCVATPHSASRLPPVLGTEWRLRIPGGAAKAAHPRTAQWRVSIEEALLQHARACLDGDQIVASFDSALHSGAVGRQWLLAISDGMPRRIRRLLRHVDGRAESGLETLLRLAFEREGWSVELQVRIDGVGRVDLVINGWLVIEADGKAWHDDPTSAQRDRLRNAALVLRGYRWHRFGYEQVMFDLGGCVAVVRALLASGRPRPSV; this is translated from the coding sequence ATGGCACTGACACTGGCGGAGGACATGGACCGGCTCGGCGGGCTCGCCCGTCGAACGCAGCTCGAACAGCTGGGGCACTCGGCTCGCAGAATTCGAGCCGCGATCGAGTCGCGGGCGCTGCGCGTCGTCGCGCGCAGCTGGGTGGCAACACCCTTTGTCCGGCCCGATGCGATGCGAGCGGTCGAGCTGCGCGGCACGCTTGGCGGGGCCAGCGCGCTCGCCAGCTATGGGATCTGGGTCCCGCACGAGGTACCGCTCTGCGTCGCGACGCCTCACAGCGCAAGCCGCCTGCCGCCGGTTCTGGGCACCGAGTGGCGGCTGCGAATTCCAGGCGGCGCGGCGAAAGCCGCCCATCCCCGCACCGCGCAGTGGCGAGTGAGTATCGAAGAGGCCCTGCTTCAGCACGCGCGCGCCTGCCTCGACGGCGACCAGATCGTGGCGTCCTTCGACAGCGCCCTGCACTCGGGCGCGGTGGGTCGACAGTGGCTACTCGCGATCAGCGATGGGATGCCGCGACGGATCCGCCGGCTGTTGAGGCACGTCGATGGGCGCGCCGAGTCGGGGCTGGAAACCTTGTTGCGACTGGCTTTCGAGCGGGAGGGGTGGAGCGTCGAACTCCAGGTGCGAATCGACGGCGTCGGACGCGTCGATCTCGTGATCAACGGGTGGCTGGTGATCGAGGCCGACGGCAAGGCATGGCATGACGACCCGACGTCGGCGCAACGCGACCGCCTGCGCAACGCGGCCCTCGTGCTGAGGGGGTACCGCTGGCACCGATTCGGTTACGAGCAGGTGATGTTCGACCTAGGCGGCTGCGTCGCCGTGGTGCGGGCGCTACTGGCATCCGGTCGCCCGCGGCCGAGCGTGTAG
- the radA gene encoding DNA repair protein RadA, with translation MAKSVSSFRCVECGWTSIRWVGRCGECQQWGSVQDLADQAGPARALRPVQISDARSARPITAVTTEAVQHWPSGIAEFDRVLGGGIVPGAAILLSGEPGVGKSTLLLEVAARAAATGQRVLYVSAEESVQQVRLRAERTNALVPTLYLAAETDLATILGQIDAVEPQLLIVDSVQTVASSLSDGLAGQPSQVREVASTLIRVAKDRHLPVLLVGHVTKDGSIAGPRLLEHLVDVVCQFEGDRQTALRFVRALKNRFGPTDEVGCFEMTGDGIAEVPDPSGLFLSRGATGVSGTCVTVALEGRRALPVEVQALLVKSTGPQPRRVVNGVDPSRVAMILAVLERRAKLAGVGQLDVYISTVGGVRLSEPAADLAIAVAIASAMHDRPVPHDMAAYGEISLAGEVRPVTAGKLRGAEARRLGFNKILDAELGSVTAALERLRLAGPSTPAEQRQQRAENRERELDGAF, from the coding sequence ATGGCCAAATCCGTGAGTTCCTTCCGCTGCGTCGAGTGCGGGTGGACCAGCATTCGTTGGGTCGGGCGGTGCGGTGAATGCCAGCAGTGGGGCTCCGTGCAGGACCTCGCCGATCAGGCCGGCCCGGCACGCGCGCTGCGTCCGGTGCAGATCTCCGACGCCCGCTCCGCCCGGCCCATCACGGCCGTCACGACCGAGGCCGTGCAGCACTGGCCGAGCGGCATCGCCGAGTTCGATCGCGTTCTCGGCGGCGGCATCGTCCCGGGTGCGGCGATCCTGCTCAGCGGCGAGCCCGGCGTCGGCAAGTCGACGCTGCTGCTCGAGGTGGCGGCTCGCGCCGCGGCGACCGGCCAGAGGGTGCTCTACGTCAGCGCCGAGGAGTCGGTGCAGCAGGTGCGCCTGCGCGCCGAACGCACGAACGCGCTGGTGCCGACCCTCTACCTCGCCGCCGAAACCGATCTCGCGACGATCCTCGGCCAGATCGACGCCGTCGAACCCCAGCTGCTCATCGTCGACTCGGTGCAGACTGTCGCCAGTTCCCTCTCAGACGGGCTCGCCGGCCAGCCCAGCCAGGTGCGCGAGGTCGCGTCGACGCTCATCCGAGTCGCCAAGGACCGCCACCTCCCCGTTCTCCTGGTCGGTCACGTGACCAAGGACGGCTCGATCGCCGGGCCGCGACTGCTCGAACACCTCGTCGACGTCGTGTGCCAGTTCGAAGGCGACCGGCAGACCGCGCTGCGTTTCGTGCGCGCGCTGAAGAACCGCTTCGGCCCGACCGACGAGGTCGGCTGCTTCGAGATGACGGGCGACGGCATCGCCGAGGTGCCTGACCCGAGCGGGCTCTTCCTCAGCCGCGGCGCGACGGGCGTCAGCGGCACCTGCGTGACCGTCGCCCTCGAGGGGCGGCGCGCACTCCCCGTCGAGGTGCAGGCGCTGCTCGTCAAGTCCACGGGGCCGCAGCCCCGGCGGGTGGTCAACGGCGTCGACCCGTCACGGGTGGCGATGATCCTCGCCGTGCTCGAACGCCGGGCCAAGCTCGCCGGCGTCGGCCAGCTCGACGTCTACATCTCCACCGTCGGCGGTGTGCGGCTGAGCGAACCGGCCGCCGACCTCGCCATCGCCGTCGCCATCGCCTCCGCGATGCACGACCGCCCGGTTCCCCACGACATGGCCGCCTACGGCGAGATCAGCTTGGCCGGAGAGGTGCGCCCGGTCACGGCCGGTAAACTCCGCGGGGCGGAGGCCAGGCGGCTCGGTTTCAACAAGATCCTGGATGCCGAGCTCGGCAGTGTCACGGCCGCGCTCGAACGGCTCCGGCTCGCCGGGCCCAGCACACCGGCCGAGCAGCGCCAGCAGCGCGCCGAGAACCGCGAGCGGGAGCTCGACGGCGCGTTCTGA
- a CDS encoding ATP-dependent Clp protease ATP-binding subunit translates to MFERFTDRARRVVVLAQEEAKMLNHNYIGTEHILLGLIHEGEGVAAKALESLGISLDAVREQVQDIIGQGQQQPTGHIPFTPRAKKVLELSLREALQLGHNYIGTEHILLGLIREGEGVAAQVLVKLGADLNRVRQQVIQLLSGYQGKEQVAVGANEQTQAQGGSQILDQFGRNLTQAARDGKLDPVIGREKEIERVMQILSRRSKNNPVLIGEPGVGKTAVVEGLAQAIVKGDVPETLKDKQLYSLDLGSLIAGSRYRGDFEERLKKVTKEIRTRGDIIIFIDEIHTLVGAGAAEGAIDAASILKPLLARGELQTIGATTLDEYRKHFEKDAALERRFQSIQVAEPSLPHTINILKGLRDRYEAHHKVSITDGAIVAAANLADRYIADRFLPDKAIDLIDEAGARLRLSILSSPPELREFDEKIAVVRGNKEAAIEDQDFEKAASLRDEEKNLLGERLRLEKQWKSGDVKTTAVVDEGLIAEVLAQATGIPVFKLTEEESSRLVFMEKALHERVIGQEEAISALSKTIRRTRAGLKDPKRPSGSFIFAGPTGVGKTELAKALAEFLFDDEDAIISLDMSEYGEKHTVSRLFGAPPGFVGFEEGGQLTEKVRRKPFSVVLFDEIEKAHPDIFNSLLQVLEEGRLTDGQGRVVDFKNTVIIMTTNLGSKGISGGPVGFQLEGDSAVGYDIMKGKVVEELKKHFKPEFLNRVDETIVFPQLSKPELLQIVDLFIKRLSERMLDRDMTVELTLAAKERLIEVGFDPALGARPLRRAVQHEVEDLLSEKILHGELNAGDHVHVDFVDGKFVFTTTQRSVSATSNVNAGAALGTGPVTPGIAIAG, encoded by the coding sequence ATGTTCGAGAGATTTACCGACCGTGCCCGCCGCGTCGTTGTCTTGGCCCAGGAAGAGGCCAAGATGCTCAACCACAACTACATCGGAACCGAGCACATTCTGCTCGGTCTGATCCACGAGGGTGAGGGTGTCGCGGCCAAGGCGCTCGAGTCGCTCGGCATTTCGCTCGACGCCGTGCGCGAGCAGGTGCAGGACATCATCGGTCAGGGTCAGCAGCAGCCGACCGGCCACATTCCCTTCACGCCGCGCGCGAAGAAGGTGCTCGAGCTGTCGCTGCGCGAGGCGCTGCAGCTCGGCCACAACTACATCGGAACCGAGCACATCCTGCTCGGTCTCATCCGCGAGGGTGAAGGCGTCGCCGCGCAGGTTCTCGTCAAGCTCGGCGCCGACCTCAACCGCGTGCGCCAGCAGGTCATCCAGCTCCTCTCCGGCTACCAGGGCAAGGAGCAGGTCGCCGTCGGCGCCAACGAGCAGACGCAGGCCCAGGGCGGCTCGCAGATCCTCGACCAGTTCGGCCGCAACCTCACGCAGGCTGCCCGCGACGGCAAGCTCGACCCCGTGATCGGGCGCGAGAAGGAGATCGAGCGCGTGATGCAGATCCTCTCGCGTCGCTCCAAGAACAACCCCGTGCTGATCGGTGAGCCCGGCGTCGGCAAGACCGCCGTCGTCGAGGGCCTCGCCCAGGCCATCGTCAAGGGCGACGTGCCCGAGACGCTCAAGGACAAGCAGCTCTACTCCCTCGACCTCGGTTCGCTCATCGCCGGAAGCCGCTACCGCGGTGACTTCGAGGAGCGCCTGAAGAAGGTCACCAAGGAGATCCGCACCCGCGGCGACATCATCATCTTCATCGACGAGATCCACACCCTCGTCGGTGCCGGTGCCGCAGAGGGCGCCATCGACGCGGCTTCGATCCTGAAGCCGCTGCTTGCCCGTGGCGAGCTGCAGACCATCGGTGCGACCACGCTCGACGAGTACCGCAAGCACTTCGAGAAGGATGCCGCGCTCGAGCGTCGCTTCCAGTCGATCCAGGTCGCAGAGCCGAGCCTGCCGCACACGATCAACATCCTCAAGGGTCTCCGCGACCGCTACGAGGCGCACCACAAGGTGTCCATCACCGACGGCGCGATCGTCGCGGCTGCGAACCTCGCCGACCGCTACATCGCCGACCGCTTCCTGCCGGACAAGGCCATCGACCTGATCGACGAGGCCGGCGCGCGCCTCCGCCTCTCGATCCTCTCGAGCCCGCCCGAGCTGCGTGAGTTCGACGAGAAGATCGCCGTCGTCCGTGGCAACAAGGAAGCCGCCATCGAGGACCAGGACTTCGAGAAGGCCGCCAGCCTGCGCGACGAGGAGAAGAACCTCCTCGGCGAGCGTTTGCGCCTCGAGAAGCAGTGGAAGTCCGGCGACGTCAAGACGACCGCCGTCGTGGATGAGGGACTCATCGCCGAGGTGCTCGCTCAGGCCACCGGCATCCCCGTGTTCAAGCTCACCGAGGAGGAGTCCTCGCGTCTCGTCTTCATGGAGAAGGCACTGCACGAGCGCGTCATCGGCCAGGAGGAGGCCATCTCGGCACTCTCCAAGACGATCCGCCGCACCCGCGCAGGCCTCAAGGACCCGAAGCGTCCGTCCGGCTCGTTCATCTTCGCCGGCCCGACCGGTGTCGGAAAGACGGAGCTGGCCAAGGCGCTGGCCGAGTTCCTGTTCGACGACGAAGACGCCATCATCTCGCTCGACATGAGCGAGTACGGCGAGAAGCACACGGTCTCGCGCCTGTTCGGTGCCCCTCCCGGATTCGTCGGTTTCGAAGAGGGCGGCCAGCTCACCGAGAAGGTGCGCCGCAAGCCGTTCTCCGTCGTGCTCTTCGACGAGATCGAGAAGGCACACCCCGACATCTTCAACTCGCTGCTGCAGGTGCTTGAAGAAGGCCGCCTGACCGATGGTCAGGGCCGCGTCGTCGACTTCAAGAACACCGTCATCATCATGACCACGAACCTCGGTTCGAAGGGCATCTCCGGCGGGCCGGTCGGCTTCCAGCTGGAGGGTGACAGCGCGGTCGGCTACGACATCATGAAGGGCAAGGTCGTCGAAGAGCTGAAGAAGCACTTCAAGCCCGAGTTCCTCAACCGTGTCGACGAGACGATCGTGTTCCCGCAGCTGAGCAAGCCCGAGCTGCTGCAGATCGTCGACCTCTTCATCAAGCGCCTCTCCGAGCGGATGCTCGACCGTGACATGACGGTGGAGCTCACGCTCGCCGCCAAGGAGCGCCTCATCGAGGTCGGCTTCGACCCCGCTCTCGGTGCGCGCCCGCTGCGTCGCGCCGTGCAGCACGAGGTCGAGGACCTGCTCTCCGAGAAGATCCTGCACGGTGAGCTCAACGCGGGCGACCACGTGCACGTGGACTTCGTCGACGGCAAGTTCGTCTTCACCACGACGCAGCGTTCGGTCTCCGCGACCTCGAACGTGAACGCCGGAGCCGCCCTCGGCACCGGTCCGGTCACGCCCGGCATCGCGATCGCCGGCTAG
- a CDS encoding dehydrogenase: protein MASGAQKKTKRVGGHPASKAAKAAKKGPGAEEFRSQALAEALERQDMAAVALALRNGNTVVPLMKAGDRDRPLESGEVWTYRDPNTGEIALLLFSDARHKPENLPPAVGLQGPEWLKTFLRRYSEQITTVFLDIAGPHPMQASPNELLAALEL, encoded by the coding sequence ATGGCATCCGGAGCTCAGAAGAAGACGAAGCGCGTGGGCGGGCACCCGGCGAGCAAGGCGGCCAAGGCCGCGAAGAAGGGCCCGGGCGCCGAGGAGTTCCGCTCGCAGGCCCTCGCCGAGGCGCTCGAACGCCAGGACATGGCCGCCGTCGCCCTCGCGCTGCGCAACGGCAACACGGTCGTACCGCTGATGAAGGCCGGCGACCGGGATCGGCCGCTCGAATCGGGTGAGGTCTGGACGTACCGCGACCCGAACACGGGCGAGATCGCGCTGCTGCTCTTCAGTGACGCGCGCCACAAGCCGGAGAACCTGCCGCCCGCCGTCGGTCTGCAAGGCCCGGAGTGGCTGAAGACGTTCCTCCGTCGCTACAGCGAGCAGATCACGACCGTGTTCCTCGACATCGCGGGCCCGCACCCGATGCAGGCATCGCCGAACGAACTACTGGCCGCGCTCGAGCTCTAG
- a CDS encoding MFS transporter, which yields MTLKTVSEPLALNAVGKRRFIIGAGLLMLVTLGYMDRINWSVAGSHIMAEFGLTTGQFGLLTSAFSWAYLAMLIPVGMMADKWGARLILPISVVVWSVGAGFTGAAAGLGSLVVARLILGAGESPMYPVGNSVISDWAPRQERARFVGMLNSGALFGPAVGAVVAAYLISIIGWRESFFILGGVGIVFGLIWVFIYNKPEKAKWLSPAERDMIVRERVDPPTDGGFVFSSIPLTLAQLLRKHTMWSLLIAHGCAAYTNYLFLSFMPLYLENERGLVGLGSGWVTGITYTVAAFGSIAIAYFSDRLIPTDQLKNGARRKLVVATMLLGLPLIALPFITAVPLIVVTIAWVLIMITSAMTLNYALAGDLIQGNAAKGRVFALVSVGGNVFGLLAPIVTGYLVDFTGSFTVPFILAGLLLGFGGAITFAFSRKSLVDTVEA from the coding sequence ATGACGTTGAAAACAGTGAGCGAGCCGCTCGCTTTGAACGCGGTCGGCAAACGACGATTCATCATCGGTGCCGGGCTGCTCATGCTCGTGACGCTCGGCTACATGGACCGGATCAACTGGTCGGTGGCCGGTTCACACATCATGGCGGAGTTCGGTCTGACGACTGGTCAGTTCGGACTGCTGACGTCGGCATTCAGCTGGGCATACCTCGCAATGCTCATCCCCGTTGGCATGATGGCCGACAAGTGGGGCGCGCGGCTGATTCTGCCCATCAGCGTCGTCGTGTGGTCTGTTGGCGCCGGCTTCACCGGTGCCGCAGCTGGACTCGGCTCGCTGGTGGTCGCCCGGTTGATCCTCGGCGCGGGCGAGTCCCCAATGTACCCCGTCGGTAACTCGGTGATCTCGGATTGGGCGCCTCGTCAGGAGCGTGCGCGGTTCGTGGGAATGCTCAACTCCGGCGCCCTCTTCGGTCCCGCAGTCGGCGCGGTCGTAGCGGCCTACCTCATCTCCATCATCGGCTGGCGCGAGTCCTTCTTCATCCTTGGTGGAGTGGGAATCGTCTTCGGGCTGATCTGGGTCTTCATCTACAACAAGCCGGAGAAGGCGAAGTGGCTGAGCCCGGCCGAGCGCGACATGATCGTTCGCGAGCGTGTTGATCCTCCGACGGACGGTGGTTTCGTCTTCTCCTCGATCCCGCTGACGCTGGCTCAGCTGCTCCGCAAGCACACCATGTGGAGTCTGCTCATCGCCCACGGCTGCGCCGCGTACACGAACTACCTCTTCTTGAGCTTCATGCCGCTCTACCTGGAGAACGAACGCGGTTTGGTCGGACTCGGATCCGGCTGGGTCACGGGCATCACCTACACCGTCGCCGCTTTCGGCAGTATCGCGATCGCCTACTTCAGCGACCGCCTCATCCCCACCGACCAGCTGAAGAACGGCGCCCGTCGCAAGCTGGTCGTCGCGACGATGCTGCTCGGCCTGCCGCTGATCGCGTTGCCCTTCATCACGGCTGTCCCGCTCATCGTCGTCACGATCGCGTGGGTGCTGATCATGATCACCTCGGCGATGACGTTGAACTACGCGTTGGCCGGTGACCTGATCCAGGGCAATGCCGCGAAGGGTCGCGTCTTCGCGCTGGTCTCGGTCGGCGGCAATGTCTTCGGCCTGCTCGCACCGATTGTGACCGGCTACCTCGTCGACTTCACGGGTTCGTTCACCGTCCCGTTCATTCTGGCCGGGCTGCTCCTCGGATTCGGCGGCGCGATCACCTTCGCCTTCTCGCGTAAGTCGCTCGTCGACACCGTCGAGGCCTGA
- the cls gene encoding cardiolipin synthase yields MLIDFTDPSDTSLVIIILLLLVDLAVRVAAIIIIPRNRRPTAGMAWLLAVFFIPYLGILLFLLIGNPKLPRKRMAKQRRMDAFIRANSDVPGGRPHNEEWPEWFASVAQLNRNLTSMPMVDGNTATLLEDYDGTIRAMAAEVDLATKYVHVEFYILSCDQTTAVFFDALERAIARGVTVRVLFDHWASWRSKGFKHTVRRLTGMGAEWHQMLPVQPLRGHFQRPDLRNHRKILVVDGRAAFMGSLNVIDRSYNKRSNIKRGLKWQELVTRVEGPVVDALNLIFITDWYIESEELLENEARVLESIDDPALLECQVVPSGPGFEGENNLRLFLALLYGAQDRIVITSPYFVPDESMLYAITTAVERGVPVDLFVSEIGDQALVWHAQRSYYEALLRAGVRIYQYKSPYILHSKHFTIDDDVAVIGSSNMDMRSFGLNMEVSMLVRGESFVRDMRVVEDHYRSVSKELTLDEWMKQPLRSTVLDGLARLTSALQ; encoded by the coding sequence ATGCTGATTGACTTCACGGATCCATCGGACACGTCGCTCGTCATCATCATCCTGCTGTTGCTCGTGGACCTCGCGGTCCGCGTCGCGGCGATCATCATCATCCCGCGCAACCGGCGCCCGACGGCCGGCATGGCCTGGCTGCTCGCCGTCTTCTTCATCCCGTACCTCGGCATCCTGCTGTTCCTGCTGATCGGAAACCCCAAGCTCCCGCGCAAGCGCATGGCGAAGCAGCGCCGGATGGACGCGTTCATCCGCGCTAACTCCGATGTTCCGGGCGGGCGGCCGCACAACGAGGAGTGGCCGGAGTGGTTCGCCTCGGTCGCCCAGCTGAACCGCAACCTCACCTCGATGCCGATGGTCGACGGCAACACCGCGACGCTGCTTGAGGACTACGACGGCACGATCCGGGCGATGGCGGCCGAGGTCGATCTGGCGACGAAGTATGTGCACGTCGAGTTCTACATCCTCTCCTGCGACCAGACCACGGCCGTGTTCTTCGACGCGCTCGAGCGGGCCATCGCGCGCGGCGTGACGGTGCGCGTGCTGTTCGACCACTGGGCGTCGTGGCGGAGCAAGGGGTTCAAGCACACGGTGCGCCGCCTCACCGGGATGGGTGCAGAGTGGCACCAGATGCTGCCCGTGCAGCCGCTGCGCGGACACTTCCAGCGCCCGGACCTGCGCAACCACCGCAAGATCCTCGTCGTGGACGGGCGGGCGGCCTTCATGGGCTCGCTGAATGTGATCGACCGCAGTTACAACAAGCGCTCGAACATCAAGCGCGGCCTCAAGTGGCAGGAGCTGGTGACGCGCGTCGAGGGGCCCGTCGTCGACGCCCTCAACCTGATCTTCATCACCGACTGGTACATCGAGTCGGAGGAGCTGCTCGAGAACGAGGCGCGGGTGCTGGAGTCGATCGACGACCCCGCCCTGCTGGAGTGCCAGGTGGTGCCGAGCGGGCCCGGCTTCGAGGGCGAGAACAACCTCAGGCTGTTCCTCGCGCTGCTCTACGGCGCCCAGGACCGCATCGTCATCACGAGCCCCTACTTCGTTCCGGACGAGTCGATGCTCTACGCCATCACGACCGCCGTCGAGCGCGGTGTGCCCGTCGACCTGTTTGTCTCTGAGATCGGCGACCAGGCCTTGGTCTGGCACGCGCAGCGCTCCTACTACGAAGCTCTGCTGCGCGCAGGGGTGCGCATCTACCAGTACAAGTCGCCGTACATCCTGCACTCCAAGCACTTCACGATCGACGATGACGTGGCCGTGATCGGCTCCAGCAACATGGACATGCGCTCATTCGGCCTCAACATGGAGGTCTCCATGCTCGTGCGCGGAGAGAGCTTCGTGCGCGACATGCGGGTGGTCGAGGATCACTACCGTTCCGTCAGCAAGGAGCTCACCCTCGACGAGTGGATGAAGCAGCCGCTGCGCTCCACGGTTTTGGACGGGCTCGCCCGCCTCACCTCCGCGCTGCAGTAA
- a CDS encoding pirin family protein produces the protein MSNLEREPAELICEYIEAAASARPAPVEVLQPRDVPLGGPRAMPVRRTLPQRGRTTIGAWCFADHYGPDDVAATGGMVVPPHPHTGLQTASWLFEGEIEHRDSVGSHAMVRPGELNLMTAGSGISHSEVSTPATTTLHGVQLWIVLPDAARATQPFFERHDARVLRRGAAELRVFIGAIADEAQPATGLGASAPAGPTVFSRLLGAQLDLPAHGGVTLPLDPAFEHGMLVDAGPVTVHDEDHDTEAAASTTLERSELGYLAPGRHSVTLRAGERPVRVLLLGGEPFTEEIVMWWNFIGRSHDDIVEYRRDWQHDVINETGDATASGRFGIVADYPGSALPAPALPTVRLKPRG, from the coding sequence ATGAGCAATCTTGAGCGGGAGCCGGCCGAGCTCATCTGCGAGTACATCGAGGCGGCGGCATCCGCCCGCCCGGCCCCCGTCGAGGTGCTCCAGCCGCGCGACGTGCCGCTCGGCGGGCCGCGGGCCATGCCGGTGCGGCGCACGCTTCCGCAGCGCGGACGCACCACCATCGGGGCCTGGTGCTTCGCCGACCACTACGGCCCGGATGACGTCGCCGCCACCGGCGGCATGGTCGTCCCGCCGCACCCGCACACCGGCCTGCAGACGGCGAGCTGGCTGTTCGAGGGCGAGATCGAGCACCGCGACAGCGTCGGCAGCCACGCCATGGTGCGCCCGGGCGAGCTCAACCTGATGACCGCGGGCAGCGGCATCTCGCACTCCGAGGTCTCCACGCCGGCCACGACCACCCTGCACGGCGTGCAGCTGTGGATCGTGCTTCCGGATGCCGCACGCGCCACCCAGCCGTTCTTCGAGCGTCACGACGCCCGCGTACTGCGTCGCGGTGCCGCCGAGTTGCGCGTGTTCATCGGCGCCATCGCGGACGAGGCGCAGCCGGCAACCGGCCTCGGCGCGTCAGCCCCTGCCGGCCCGACCGTCTTCAGCCGGCTGCTCGGCGCCCAACTCGATCTGCCTGCGCACGGCGGCGTGACCCTGCCGCTCGACCCCGCCTTCGAGCACGGCATGCTCGTCGACGCCGGCCCCGTCACGGTGCACGACGAGGACCACGACACCGAGGCCGCGGCCTCGACCACGCTGGAACGCTCCGAGCTCGGCTACCTCGCGCCCGGCCGTCACAGCGTCACGCTGCGGGCCGGCGAGCGGCCGGTGCGCGTGCTGCTGCTCGGCGGCGAGCCGTTCACCGAGGAGATCGTGATGTGGTGGAACTTCATCGGACGCAGCCACGACGACATCGTCGAGTACCGCCGGGACTGGCAGCACGACGTGATCAACGAGACCGGGGACGCCACGGCATCCGGTCGTTTCGGAATCGTCGCCGACTACCCCGGCTCCGCACTACCGGCGCCCGCACTGCCGACCGTGCGGCTCAAGCCCCGCGGCTAG
- a CDS encoding DUF2975 domain-containing protein — MRTAPSYTIKRSDAVGLWVFMAVGAAIAVWTSIAASQRIMEVLPNTDVRVLGQFAGTVGSAPIGVDGAPIDVELEQAMLTVPELPVAALWAIVFQQVVVVVTVLTVVVALIWLGRNVTRSIVFSRTNTVLVSTAGIVGLIGYAAVPFLGNMAANGAFAVLSERTFDNVIISVEPFSLLLLAFIAALMSTVFAIGERLQRDTDGLV; from the coding sequence ATGCGCACCGCGCCCAGCTACACCATCAAGCGGTCAGACGCCGTCGGACTCTGGGTCTTCATGGCGGTCGGCGCCGCGATCGCCGTGTGGACGAGCATCGCCGCGTCCCAACGGATCATGGAGGTGCTGCCGAACACGGACGTCCGCGTGCTCGGGCAGTTCGCCGGCACCGTCGGGTCCGCGCCGATCGGCGTCGACGGCGCCCCCATCGACGTCGAGCTGGAGCAAGCCATGCTCACCGTGCCCGAACTGCCGGTCGCTGCGCTCTGGGCGATCGTCTTTCAGCAGGTGGTGGTTGTCGTCACCGTGCTCACCGTCGTGGTCGCGCTCATCTGGCTCGGGCGGAACGTGACGCGCAGCATCGTGTTCAGTCGCACGAACACCGTGCTCGTCAGCACGGCGGGAATCGTGGGGCTGATCGGCTACGCCGCCGTGCCGTTCCTCGGCAACATGGCCGCCAACGGCGCCTTCGCGGTGCTGAGCGAGCGCACGTTCGACAACGTGATCATCTCCGTCGAACCGTTCAGCCTTCTACTCCTGGCGTTCATTGCGGCGCTGATGAGCACGGTGTTCGCGATCGGGGAACGCCTGCAGCGCGATACCGATGGGCTCGTCTGA
- a CDS encoding amino-acid N-acetyltransferase, whose translation MAQQYTVRRARTSDVPAIQRLIEPLVQERILLGKDLVVFYEAVQEFRVAESDTGEIIGCGALHVMWQDLAEVRTLAVSRAWRGTGVGHALLDRLLEDARELGLSRVFCLTFEVPFFVRHGFADMGTETVAPEVYAELVRSPDEGVAEFLDLARVKPNTLGNTRMLKRL comes from the coding sequence GTGGCTCAGCAGTACACGGTGCGTCGCGCACGCACGAGCGACGTCCCCGCCATCCAGCGCCTGATCGAACCGCTCGTGCAGGAGCGCATCCTGCTCGGCAAGGACCTCGTGGTCTTCTACGAGGCGGTGCAGGAGTTCCGGGTCGCGGAGAGCGACACCGGTGAGATCATCGGATGCGGCGCGCTGCACGTGATGTGGCAGGACCTCGCCGAGGTGCGCACCCTCGCCGTGTCGCGGGCCTGGCGCGGAACCGGCGTCGGCCACGCCCTGCTCGACCGACTGCTCGAGGACGCCCGTGAGCTCGGCCTCTCGCGCGTCTTCTGCCTCACCTTCGAGGTACCGTTCTTCGTGCGCCACGGCTTCGCCGACATGGGCACCGAGACCGTGGCCCCCGAGGTGTACGCCGAGCTCGTGCGCTCGCCAGACGAGGGTGTCGCCGAGTTCCTCGACCTGGCCAGGGTCAAGCCGAACACCCTCGGCAACACCCGCATGCTCAAGCGGCTCTGA
- a CDS encoding helix-turn-helix domain-containing protein, with product MPPAETDDDGIRCRLDELLAERGMTLTRLSELVGVSIVNLSVLKNDRARAIRFSTLRAICDALDCEVGELLVRAPRG from the coding sequence ATGCCCCCAGCCGAGACCGATGACGACGGCATCCGCTGCCGGCTCGACGAGCTGCTCGCCGAGCGCGGCATGACCCTGACCCGGCTGAGCGAGCTGGTGGGCGTGAGCATCGTGAACCTCAGCGTGCTGAAGAACGACCGCGCCCGCGCCATCCGCTTCTCGACGCTGCGCGCGATCTGCGACGCGCTCGACTGCGAGGTGGGCGAGCTGCTGGTGCGCGCCCCGCGCGGCTGA